GCGTGTGGGAGTCGCCAAAGACCCGGGACCAGATGCTCACCGTCGTGCGGTCCGCGCTCACCCACGACGTCGCCCGGGACCGGCTCCGCGGACTCGTCCTGGGCCGCGTGCTCGACGGCGCCCTGGCGGGGACCGTCCCGGAGCACGAGCGGCGGCTGCGCGTCGAGCTCGCCATGACGCAGGTCATCGGCATCGCGCTCGCCCGCTACGTCGTCGAGCTGGAACCGCTCGCCACGTTGCCCGTGGACGACGTGGTCGCGCTCCTCGCCCCCGCCGTCCAGCGGCACCTCCTCGGGCCGCTGCCCGCCCTGCCGTCGCAGGGCTGAGGATCAGGCGCTCGGCACCCGCGCGTCCAGCAGCGCCTCCAGCACCCGCACCACCCCGTGCTCGGCGTTGCTCGGCGCGGTGAACCGTGCGTGCGCCAGCACGTCCGGGTGGGCGTCCGCCATCGCGAACGACCACTCGGCCGCCGCCAGCATCTCCACGTCGTTGAGGTAGTCGCCGAACGCCATCGTCTCGTCCGGCCCGACGCCGAGCTCGGCCTGGAGGCGGCGCAGCGCCACCCCCTTGTTCACGCCGTGGTTCATCACGTCGATCCAGTGCGGGCTCGACACGACGACCTGGTGCGTCGCACGCAGGTGCACCAGCGCCGGCAGGGTGCCCGTCGCGGAGTCCACGTCGTCGTAGACCGCGACCTTGAGGACCCGGTCGTCGACGGCCAGCAGGTCGTCCACCACGGTGAGCGCGTTGTAGTAGGTGCGCACGTGGTCCACGAACGCGGCGTCGGACCGCTCCACGTACGCGCCCCGCGTCCCCGCCAGGACCGCGCCCCCGCCGCGCGTCGTCCCCAGCCCGCGCACCGCGTGCACCACGTCCGCGACGACCGCGTCGTCCAGCATGTCCACCGACACCACCTCGTCGCCCCGGGTGACCAGCGTGCCGTTCTCGGCGACGATCACCAGGTCCTCGCGTGCGGGCGTCCGGTCCGCCGGGAACGCCGCGGCGATGGTCGCGTGCTGACGGCCCGACGCCGGCACGAACGTGATCCCGGCCGCGTGCAGCCGGTCCAGCAGGGGGTACAGGCCCTCCGGCACGTCGCCCGCCGGGTCGAGCAGCGTCCCGTCCATGTCGGTGACGACGAGGCGGATCCGGTCGGGTCGGGGCAGCGGCGAGATCGGCATGGGACCAGTCCATCACGACGCCCCCGGGGCGGTGCCTCTCGTAGGATGATGCGTCACCTCCCCTTCACCGATCGGACACGCGACGTGAGCACCACGCTCCGCCCCGGGCAGCACCCCGACCAGGACGCCGCGACCCGCACGGCCGCCCCGGCGGCCCCGACGCCGGTCCGGCTCGAGGTCCAGGCGCTGCGCGCCCTCGCCGTGGTGCTGGTCCTGCTGTTCCACTTCTGGCCCGGCCGCGTCCCCGGCGGCTACGTCGGCGTCGACGTGTTCTTCGTCATCTCGGGGTTCCTCATCACCGGCCACCTGCTGCGCGAGGTCGAGTCCACCGGACGGGTCCGGCTCGCACGGTTCTGGGCCCGCCGCGCCCGCCGCCTGCTGCCCGCCGCGTACCTCGTCATCGGCGTCTCGGCCGTCGCGACGTTCCTGCTGGTCCCGGTCACGCTGTGGCAGCAGTGGTTCCGCGAGACCATCGGCGCCACCCTCTACGTCGAGAACTGGGTGCTCGCCGCCGACGCCGTCGACTACCTGGCCGCGGAGAACGACCCGTCACCCGTGCAGCACTACTGGACGCTGTCGGTGGAGGAGCAGTTCTACCTGGTGTGGCCGCTGCTCGTCCTCGGCGCCGCGGTGCTCGCGACCCGCCTGCGCAGGTCGCTGGTCACCGCGACCGCGGTGGTGCTCGGCGTCGCCACCGCGTCGTCGTTCGTGTACTCGCTGTGGCTGACGG
This Isoptericola jiangsuensis DNA region includes the following protein-coding sequences:
- a CDS encoding TetR family transcriptional regulator, producing MSDSAPRRRPGRPAGTTGAREQILDAARSEFAAHGYRGATLRRIAARAGVDPALVHHYFGDKDGLFAETVEPPAGVADRMAEALAGPPDQLGERVARTFLGVWESPKTRDQMLTVVRSALTHDVARDRLRGLVLGRVLDGALAGTVPEHERRLRVELAMTQVIGIALARYVVELEPLATLPVDDVVALLAPAVQRHLLGPLPALPSQG
- a CDS encoding Cof-type HAD-IIB family hydrolase; translated protein: MPISPLPRPDRIRLVVTDMDGTLLDPAGDVPEGLYPLLDRLHAAGITFVPASGRQHATIAAAFPADRTPAREDLVIVAENGTLVTRGDEVVSVDMLDDAVVADVVHAVRGLGTTRGGGAVLAGTRGAYVERSDAAFVDHVRTYYNALTVVDDLLAVDDRVLKVAVYDDVDSATGTLPALVHLRATHQVVVSSPHWIDVMNHGVNKGVALRRLQAELGVGPDETMAFGDYLNDVEMLAAAEWSFAMADAHPDVLAHARFTAPSNAEHGVVRVLEALLDARVPSA